The following proteins are encoded in a genomic region of Brachypodium distachyon strain Bd21 chromosome 1, Brachypodium_distachyon_v3.0, whole genome shotgun sequence:
- the LOC100824970 gene encoding uncharacterized protein LOC100824970, with protein MPRRPWIQQRRAMEAFFCLARCRFTRLMVAMQLTMGVLVICISMASLHRFYATNSLLPGMLDGRNCAGFHSSVADGYAGFDIRALSDRVDDVLVQLAELQDKLEATALKITKKKKKKGSRKHEPPQQENMTMLEFRRFLEDEVIHPLYGAHIALRLIRIPHPDPDAATEDANASPAVDPLVNFFMAEETRKYVTTKGNRDGKPSVYGTNRTYGTIGHTCVLMRRELDEYMSYDVGSYCPDDWDLGQRLMLGGCDPLPRRRCLTRASKLFTRPLPINESLWTLPDDGNVRWTHYHCRGYRCLSARNPRPGYSRCVGCFDMDREKQRWLNSTKNASSLTDFSIDEVLAVKPGGDIRIGLDVSVGTGSFAARMREHGVTVVSTALNLGAPFAETIALRGLVPLYATMSQRLPLFDNTMDLVHTAGFFEGWVDLQLLDFVLFDWDRALRPGGLLWVDKFVCARADLDDYMYMFLQFRYKKHRWVVSFKSKDQVYLSALLEKPPRS; from the coding sequence ATGCCGCGTCGTCCGTGGATCCAGCAGAGAAGAGCAATGGAGGCGTTCTTCTGCCTGGCGCGGTGCCGGTTCACGCGTCTCATGGTGGCGATGCAGCTGACGATGGGCGTGCTGGTGATCTGCATCAGCATGGCCAGCCTCCACCGCTTCTACGCCACCAACTCCCTCCTCCCGGGGATGCTGGACGGCAGGAACTGCGCCGGGTTCCACAGCAGCGTGGCCGACGGGTATGCCGGCTTCGACATCCGCGCGCTGTCGGACCGCGTGGACGACGTGCTGGTCCAGCTCGCGGAGCTCCAGGACAAGCTCGAGGCCACGGCGCTCAAGatcaccaagaagaagaagaagaagggctcccgcaAGCATGAGCCGCCGCAGCAGGAGAACATGACCATGCTAGAGTTCCGCCGGTTCCTGGAGGACGAGGTGATCCACCCGCTCTACGGCGCGCACATCGCGCTCCGCCTCATCCGCATCCCCCACCCGGACCCTGACGCCGCAACCGAGGATGCTAATGCTTCCCCGGCGGTGGACCCGCTGGTGAACTTCTTCATGGCGGAGGAGACGCGCAAGTACGTGACCACCAAGGGCAACCGCGACGGCAAGCCCAGCGTGTACGGGACCAACCGGACGTACGGCACCATCGGGCACACGTGCGTGCTGATGCGGCGGGAGCTGGACGAGTACATGAGCTACGACGTGGGCTCCTACTGCCCCGACGACTGGGACCTCGGCCAGCGCCTCATGCTCGGCGGCTGCGACcctcttccccggcgccggtgccTCACCAGGGCCTCCAAGCTCTTCACCCGCCCGCTCCCCATCAACGAGTCGCTCTGGACGCTCCCGGACGACGGCAACGTCCGCTGGACACACTACCACTGCCGCGGCTACCGCTGCCTCTCCGCCAGGAACCCGCGCCCGGGTTACTCCCGCTGCGTCGGGTGCTTCGACATGGACCGGGAGAAGCAGCGCTGGCTCAACAGCACAAAGAACGCGTCCAGCTTGACCGACTTCAGCATCGACGAAGTCCTCGCGGTGAAGCCCGGCGGCGATATCCGGATCGGGCTGGACGTGAGCGTGGGCACGGGCAGCTTCGCGGCGCGTATGCGGGAGCACGGGGTCACCGTGGTGTCCACGGCGCTCAACCTCGGCGCGCCATTCGCGGAGACGATCGCGCTCCGGGGCTTGGTGCCGCTGTACGCTACCATGAGCCAGCGGCTGCCGCTGTTCGACAACACCATGGACCTGGTCCACACGGCGGGGTTCTTCGAAGGGTGGGTGGACCTGCAGCTGCTGGACTTCGTGCTCTTCGACTGGGACCGCGCGCTGCGACCCGGGGGGCTTCTGTGGGTCGACAAGTTCGTCTGCGCGCGCGCCGACCTCGACGACTACATGTACATGTTCCTGCAGTTCAGGTACAAGAAGCACCGGTGGGTCGTGTCGTTCAAGTCCAAGGACCAGGTGTATCTCTCCGCATTGCTCGAGAAGCCGCCCAGGTCATGA
- the LOC100825275 gene encoding peroxidase 5: protein MARLTVAMLFFVLALALAPRNMDAVVVESLQPGFYNQSCPEVEQVVRDVVDSEVGMDHTLAPGLIRIFFHDCFITGCDASILLDESPAGDVPEKQSSANGFTLHGLRTIDIAKSTLEAMCPRTVSCSDIVAFAARDAAVAAGLPTYEVAAGRRDGEHSRMDDLPGNFPVPGHTVPRLTELFQKRGLSQEDLVVLSGAHSIGGAHCFMFSNRIYGFSKTADIDPSLDPAFAKLLREMCPRPKPDDNPEEAPKIDFDQRTAQKLDNSYYNELLARRSLLTSDSALVQDPATRPIVESFAKDDALWQKKFGEAMQKVGKLDVLTRPEEGQIRRNCRMVNRPKSEMRTHMGRISWPKPRHPMLQMMNWFIRGFQQPA, encoded by the exons ATGGCGCGGTTGACGGTGGCGATGCTGTTCTTTGTGCTGGCGCTGGCCCTGGCCCCACGCAACATGGACGCGGTCGTCGTGGAAAGCCTGCAGCCGGGGTTCTACAACCAGTCATGCCCGGAGGTGGAGCAGGTCGTCCGCGACGTCGTCGACTCCGAGGTCGGCATGGACCACACCCTCGCCCCCGGCCTCATCCGCATCTtcttccacgactgcttcATCACG GGCTGCGACGCATCCATCCTGCTGGACGAGTCGCCGGCGGGCGACGTACCGGAGAAGCAGTCGTCGGCCAACGGCTTCACCCTGCACGGGCTCCGGACCATCGACATCGCCAAGTCGACCCTCGAGGCCATGTGCCCGCGCACCGTGTCCTGCTCCGACATCGTGGCCTTCGCCGCCCGCGATgccgccgtggcggcgggcCTCCCGACCTACGAGGTCGCCGCGGGCCGCCGCGACGGGGAGCACTCGAGGATGGACGACCTCCCGGGCAACTTCCCCGTGCCAGGCCACACGGTGCCCCGGCTCACGGAGCTCTTCCAGAAGCGTGGCCTGTCCCAGGAGGACCTGGTGGTGCTCTCGGGCGCGCACTCCATCGGGGGCGCGCACTGCTTCATGTTCTCCAACCGCATCTACGGCTTCTCCAAGACCGCCGACATCGACCCGTCGCTGGACCCGGCCTTCGCCAAGCTTCTCCGGGAGATGTGCCCGCGGCCCAAGCCCGACGACAACCCGGAGGAGGCCCCCAAGATCGACTTCGACCAGCGGACGGCCCAGAAGCTCGACAACTCCTACTACAACGAGCTGCTGGCCCGGCGCAGCCTGCTCACCTCCGACAGCGCGCTCGTCCAGGACCCGGCGACGAGGCCCATCGTGGAGAGCTTCGCCAAGGACGACGCCCTGTGGCAGAAGAAGTTCGGCGAGGCGATGCAGAAGGTGGGCAAGCTCGACGTGCTCACCCGCCCCGAGGAGGGCCAGATCAGGAGGAATTGCCGGATGGTCAACAGGCCCAAGAGCGAGATGAGGACACACATGGGCAGGATTTCATGGCCCAAGCCCCGGCACCCCATGCTCCAGATGATGAACTGGTTCATCCGTGGCTTCCAGCAGCCAGCCTGA